A genomic segment from Spinacia oleracea cultivar Varoflay chromosome 3, BTI_SOV_V1, whole genome shotgun sequence encodes:
- the LOC110788819 gene encoding squamosa promoter-binding-like protein 7: protein MDLPPLTGGGEESGTPFEWSDLFDFTIDDQLLLNLDSSDNQKIQIETPVVTPAAVGDGEGFGKTLPVNGGGEGSADRVRKRDPRMICENFLAGRVPCACPELDAMMAEEEEEEAGPGKKRPRMGRTPGVAKCQVPGCEVDIRELKGYHRRHRVCLVCANASSVLIDGQSKRYCQQCGKFHVLSDFDEGKRSCRRKLERHNNRRRRKSSDFRGAVEKEPLGDVQTEDVFSDGEAGKDNAWSSSQIAEREDSKDGTLSNLCSALESQNIESDSVLTFTQVNKVIDNLEQDSSPPSDTKSAYSSVCPTGRISFKLYDWNPAEFPRRLRHQIFQWLASMPVELEGYIRPGCTILTIFVSMPQYMWVKLFDDPVSYVQSSVGVGGILSGRGAALVYLNDTSFRIMREGASVMKVKVAVRTPKLHYVYPPCFEAGKPMDLLACGSNLLQPKFRSLISFAGKYLAHDYYVAFPRGKGEDKPTIDHDRQFCRIYVPHTEPSYFGPAFVEVENECGLSNFIPILIGDEHVCSEIKMIHQKHDCSYCRKKLHCKSSGSSYGTCEISCSRQAALSEFMLDVAWLLKRPCSEKLHCILTCSQIQRYNGLLKFLISNRSTSILEKILQSLQIVFDEVDSCDVTNDDTDIDRRLLKEHIVHAKDFLRQSAHKKELILHQAEGCIPKVDKCLGSFAHDDLLPVDRTACQVTEMRVDNNCTVLEYSNSQNEGESISLINGEVTMNVKDNREWARKSCNNVISKKFVNTRPLVYMIAVVAVCFGVCAVVLHPYKVTKIAVTIRRCVFDNT from the exons ATGGATTTACCTCCGTTGACCGGTGGAGGTGAAGAATCGGGGACGCCATTCGAGTGGAGTGATCTCTTTGACTTTACAATCGATGATCAATTACTACTTAATCTCGACTCTTCTGACAATCAGAAAATTCAGATTGAAACACCGGTGGTGACACCGGCGGCGGTGGGGGATGGCGAGGGGTTTGGGAAGACGCTGCCGGTAAATGGAGGAGGTGAGGGGTCGGCTGATCGGGTGAGGAAGCGAGACCCGAGGATGATTTGTGAGAATTTTTTGGCTGGGCGAGTGCCGTGTGCTTGTCCGGAATTGGATGCGATGATGGCcgaagaggaagaagaggaagcTGGGCCGGGGAAGAAGCGGCCAAGGATGGGGAGGACTCCTGGTGTTGCTAAGTGTCAGGTGCCTGGGTGTGAGGTTGATATTCGTGAGCTTAAAGGGTATCACAGGCGACACCGGGTTTGTTTGGTGTGTGCCAATGCGAGTTCGGTTCTGATTGATGGTCAGAGTAAAAGATATTGTCAGCAATGTGGAAA GTTTCACGTGCTGTCAGATTTTGATGAAGGAAAACGTAGCTGTAGACGTAAACTGGAGCGTCACAACAACAGACGGCGAAGGAAGTCTTCAGATTTCAGAGGAGCTGTTGAAAAGGAACCTCTGGGTGATGTGCAGACAGAAGATGTTTTTTCTGATGGTGAAGCAGGGAAAG ATAATGCATGGTCTAGCAGTCAAATTGCTGAGAGGGAAGATTCTAAAGATGGAACTTTGTCAAACCTTTGCTCTGCTTTGGAATCTCAGAACATCGAAAGTGACAGTGTTTTGACTTTTACTCAAGTGAATAAAGTAATAGATAATTTGGAGCAAGATTCTTCTCCACCTTCCGACACAAAGAGTGCTTACTCATCTGTG TGTCCTACAGGTCGAATCTCTTTTAAACTTTACGACTGGAATCCAGCAGAATTCCCTCGACGACTTCGGCATCAA ATATTCCAGTGGTTGGCAAGCATGCCTGTTGAGTTGGAGGGATATATCCGTCCTGGTTGTACAATATTGACTATATTTGTTTCAATGCCGCAGTATATGTGGGTTaag CtgtttgatgaccctgtttcaTACGTACAAAGCTCTGTTGGAGTTGGAGGAATCCTGTCTGGCAGAGGCGCTGCTTTGGTTTACTTGAATGACACGAGTTTTCGCATTATGAGAG AAGGAGCTTCCGTGATGAAAGTGAAGGTTGCTGTTCGAACTCCAAAACTTCACTATGTCTATCCTCCTTGTTTCGAGGCTGGAAAACCAATGGATCTTCTTGCGTGTGGAAGCAATTTACTTCAGCCCAAGTTTCG GTCTCTCATATCATTTGCTGGGAAGTATCTTGCACATGATTACTATGTTGCTTTTCCACGTGGAAAGGGAGAAGACAAGCCTACCATTGACCATGATCGTCAGTTCTGCAGAATATATGTGCCACACACTGAACCAAGTTACTTTGGTCCTGCATTTGTTGAG GTGGAGAATGAGTGTGGTCTATCCAACTTCATACCGATTCTGATTGGAGATGAGCATGTCTGTTCTGAAATAAAAATGATACATCAAAAGCATGATTGCTCTTATTGTAGAAAAAAGTTACACTGTAAATCTAGTGGTTCTTCATATGGAACTTGTGAAATTTCATGCTCAAGACAAGCTGCTTTGTCCGAGTTTATGCTGGATGTAGCATGGTTGCTTAAGAGGCCTTGTTCTGAGAAGCTTCACTGCATCTTGACGTGTTCTCAGATTCAGAGATACAATGGCTTGTTAAAGTTCTTAATAAGCAATAGATCTACTTCCATCTTGGAAAAAATTTTACAATCTCTGCAGATTGTGTTCGATGAGGTGGATTCCTGTGATGTGACCAATGATGATACTGATATTGATAGGAGGTTGTTGAAGGAACATATTGTTCATGCTAAAGATTTTCTTCGTCAAAGCGCCCATAAAAAGGAATTGATCTTGCATCAGGCTGAGGGTTGTATTCCAAAAGTTGACAAGTGTTTGGGAAGTTTCGCTCACGATGACTTGCTGCCTGTTGATCGTACTGCTTGTCAG GTTACAGAAATGAGAGTAGACAATAATTGCACAGTTTTGGAATATTCAAATTCTCAGAATGAAGGGGAATCTATTTCACTTATAAATGGTGAAGTTACAATGAATGTTAAAGACAACAGAGAATGGGCAAGGAAATCATGTAACAACGTGATATCAAAGAAATTCGTAAATACTCGGCCATTAGTTTATATGATTGCTGTAGTAGCTGTTTGCTTTGGTGTATGTGCAGTTGTCTTGCACCCTTACAAAGTTACCAAAATTGCTGTAACTATCAGAAGGTGTGTATTTGACAATACTTGA